The following proteins are encoded in a genomic region of Flavobacteriales bacterium:
- a CDS encoding aminodeoxychorismate/anthranilate synthase component II translates to MRILLVDNYDSFTFNLFHLIQGKVSSIDVVRNDKLDFDKVHQYDKIVLSPGPGIPSEASKLKPLVEFFSMSKSILGICLGHQAIGEVFGCKMLKMSNVIHGSKSFLTTYDTDDYLFKGLKNPIQVGHYHSWILDDKTISSNIKVIAESENLIMAITHKQYDVKGLQFHPESILTPQGEKILDNWLTY, encoded by the coding sequence ATGAGAATATTATTGGTCGATAATTACGATTCTTTTACATTCAATTTGTTTCATCTAATACAGGGCAAAGTTTCTTCAATTGATGTAGTACGAAATGATAAACTCGATTTTGATAAAGTTCATCAATACGATAAAATTGTTTTATCACCAGGTCCAGGCATTCCGTCAGAAGCTTCAAAACTTAAACCTTTAGTAGAGTTTTTTTCAATGTCTAAGAGTATTTTAGGAATTTGCTTAGGTCATCAAGCGATAGGCGAGGTGTTTGGCTGTAAAATGCTCAAAATGAGCAATGTAATTCATGGCTCTAAATCCTTTTTGACGACTTATGACACCGATGATTACTTATTTAAAGGTTTAAAAAATCCAATTCAAGTTGGACATTACCATTCATGGATTCTTGACGATAAGACGATTTCTAGTAATATAAAAGTTATAGCCGAGAGTGAGAACTTAATTATGGCAATTACTCACAAACAATACGATGTGAAAGGTTTACAGTTTCATCCAGAATCTATTCTAACTCCCCAAGGAGAAAAGATTCTAGATAATTGGTTGACTTATTGA
- a CDS encoding (Fe-S)-binding protein — protein MSQLTVPTMAELMAKGEKAEVLFWVGCAGSFDDRAKKITKAFVKLLNKANVKFAVLGTEESCSGDPARRAGNEFLFQMQAMANIEVMNAYEVQNVVTACPHCFNTLKNEYPDLGGNYEVVHHTQLLKELLDKGKLTIEGGSFEGKKITFHDPCYLGRANDVYEAPRELIQRLDAELVEMKRCKAKGLCCGAGGAQMFKEPEKGNKDINIERTEDALAVKPEFIATGCPFCNTMMTDGVKNKEKENDIQVMDIAEMIAQAQDL, from the coding sequence ATGAGTCAATTAACAGTACCTACAATGGCAGAGCTAATGGCCAAAGGAGAAAAAGCAGAAGTTCTCTTTTGGGTAGGTTGTGCAGGAAGTTTTGATGATAGAGCTAAGAAGATAACTAAGGCTTTTGTTAAGTTATTAAATAAAGCCAATGTCAAATTTGCTGTATTAGGTACGGAAGAAAGTTGTAGTGGTGACCCTGCAAGACGAGCAGGAAACGAATTTTTGTTTCAAATGCAAGCCATGGCAAACATCGAAGTTATGAATGCCTATGAAGTACAAAATGTAGTAACCGCTTGTCCGCATTGCTTTAATACCTTAAAAAATGAGTATCCTGATTTAGGGGGTAATTATGAAGTTGTTCATCACACTCAATTATTAAAAGAATTGCTGGATAAAGGTAAACTAACTATTGAAGGGGGAAGTTTTGAAGGAAAGAAAATCACTTTCCACGATCCTTGTTATTTGGGTAGGGCTAACGATGTGTATGAAGCACCAAGAGAACTAATTCAAAGGCTAGATGCCGAATTGGTAGAAATGAAGCGTTGTAAAGCCAAAGGCCTATGTTGTGGCGCTGGTGGTGCTCAGATGTTTAAAGAGCCTGAAAAAGGTAATAAGGACATCAATATTGAACGTACAGAAGACGCTTTAGCTGTAAAGCCTGAATTCATCGCTACAGGCTGTCCATTTTGTAATACTATGATGACGGATGGTGTAAAGAACAAAGAAAAAGAAAACGATATTCAAGTCATGGATATTGCAGAAATGATTGCTCAAGCTCAAGACCTTTAA
- a CDS encoding putative LPS assembly protein LptD — protein MCYSLFSLFVFSTSNAQEVISDSLSISSDLISEDKIEEQVISSAQDSIDYDIEYNKVFLYNNAEIKYGSITLRAAYIELDSDKNIVFAKSLVNDSTGEKYGFPVFTEDGKSFTSKEITYNFNTKKGIIKEVRTQEGDSYILGEKVKKNPDDVVYTSKGRYTTCDAEIPHFSIKANKIKTIPNKKIITGPAVLEFGGVPTPLAIPFGFFPNQKKQSSGIIFPFYGESSNQGFFLRNGGYYFAISDYMDLSIIGDIYTKGSWNLKANSNYKKRYRYQGNFNLSYSSLKNGNPLVGNNTDKRDFFIRWKHQQDAKANLNRRFSANINAGSSSYQQNNSFSDKDYLSNTFQSNLSYSRNWKSSALSMNLRHSQNTLSKQVDLSLPEVAFNLNRFYPLKRFNKSNKPKWYDKLSVNYSSNFKNTISIADSLLFQPSTLTKFRNGIVHNIPVSTSLTAFKYFNLSPSFSYRERWYFDRTEKQWIDNQLNTDTVNGFYRAFNYSYSLSVSTKLYGMFNFNGKKVKAIRHVLSPSVSLSYSPDFSANNFNFFDEVQIDSLGNTQQYSYYQNGIYGSPGSQSNGSMRFSLGNILEMKTLSKDTINPIKKIKLLEGLNVSTSYNFLADSMQFSNVLINGRTRLFNKFDITFSSTYDPYQNINGSRVNKYYFSDTYLPARLTNASTSLNFRLNGGAKKEENDITHWLDYVDFDIPWNLSVNYTMNYNKQSITQKLNQSLNFSGDLKLTDKWKIGFNSGYDFDAKDLSYTSLNIYRDLHCWEMLVKWIPFGFRQSYNFTIRVKASVLQDLKWEKKKDWYDYQ, from the coding sequence ATGTGCTACTCTTTATTCTCATTATTTGTTTTTTCAACAAGCAATGCACAAGAAGTTATTAGCGATTCTCTGAGTATTAGTTCTGATTTAATTTCAGAAGATAAAATTGAAGAACAAGTGATAAGCTCTGCTCAGGATTCTATCGATTATGATATTGAATACAACAAAGTGTTTTTATATAATAATGCTGAAATTAAATACGGATCAATAACACTTAGAGCCGCATACATTGAACTCGATTCAGATAAAAATATTGTTTTTGCAAAAAGCCTAGTTAATGATAGTACTGGAGAAAAATATGGATTTCCTGTATTTACTGAAGATGGAAAAAGTTTTACATCTAAAGAGATAACATATAATTTTAACACTAAGAAAGGAATAATAAAAGAAGTTCGTACTCAAGAGGGTGACAGTTATATTCTTGGAGAAAAAGTGAAGAAAAATCCCGACGATGTTGTTTACACTTCCAAAGGAAGGTATACCACCTGCGATGCCGAAATACCTCATTTTTCTATTAAAGCAAATAAAATTAAGACCATTCCTAACAAAAAGATTATTACTGGTCCAGCAGTGCTTGAGTTTGGTGGTGTTCCTACTCCATTAGCAATTCCTTTTGGATTCTTTCCAAATCAGAAGAAACAGAGTTCAGGAATAATCTTTCCTTTTTATGGTGAATCTTCTAATCAAGGTTTTTTTCTTAGAAATGGAGGCTATTACTTTGCTATTAGTGATTACATGGATTTATCAATTATTGGCGACATTTATACTAAAGGATCTTGGAATTTAAAAGCCAATTCAAATTATAAAAAGAGATATCGATATCAAGGAAATTTCAATTTAAGTTATTCAAGCCTTAAAAATGGTAATCCTTTAGTGGGTAACAATACCGATAAAAGAGACTTTTTTATTAGGTGGAAACATCAACAAGATGCTAAAGCTAATCTGAACAGACGTTTTTCAGCAAATATAAACGCTGGTAGTAGTTCTTATCAACAAAACAACTCTTTTTCTGATAAAGACTATTTAAGCAATACTTTTCAATCTAACTTATCATACTCTAGAAATTGGAAGTCATCGGCGTTGTCTATGAATCTTAGACACAGTCAAAATACCCTTTCAAAACAAGTAGATTTAAGTTTGCCAGAAGTAGCCTTTAACTTAAACCGTTTTTATCCCTTAAAGCGCTTTAATAAAAGTAATAAACCCAAATGGTACGATAAATTATCCGTAAATTATTCTAGTAATTTTAAAAATACAATTTCTATTGCTGATAGTTTACTTTTTCAGCCTTCTACCTTAACAAAATTTAGAAATGGTATTGTACATAATATTCCGGTATCAACTTCATTAACTGCATTCAAATACTTCAATCTATCCCCATCATTTAGTTATCGTGAACGATGGTATTTTGATAGAACAGAAAAACAATGGATAGACAATCAATTAAACACAGACACTGTTAATGGCTTTTATAGAGCATTCAATTACTCCTACAGTTTATCAGTTAGCACAAAGCTTTATGGAATGTTTAATTTTAATGGTAAAAAAGTAAAGGCAATTAGGCATGTATTAAGTCCTTCCGTTTCATTGAGCTATTCTCCAGATTTTTCAGCTAATAATTTTAACTTTTTCGATGAAGTTCAGATTGACAGCCTAGGAAACACTCAACAGTATTCTTATTATCAAAATGGTATTTATGGATCACCAGGGAGCCAATCAAACGGATCTATGCGTTTCTCATTAGGGAACATACTTGAAATGAAAACACTATCGAAAGATACTATTAACCCTATCAAGAAAATAAAACTATTAGAAGGTCTAAATGTTTCAACAAGTTATAACTTCCTAGCTGACTCTATGCAGTTCAGCAATGTTTTAATTAATGGTAGAACACGATTGTTTAATAAGTTTGACATCACTTTTAGTAGCACTTATGACCCATATCAAAATATAAATGGTAGCCGAGTCAATAAATATTATTTTTCGGACACCTATTTGCCTGCCAGATTAACAAATGCCAGTACAAGTTTAAATTTTAGATTAAATGGAGGTGCTAAAAAGGAAGAAAACGATATTACACATTGGCTTGATTACGTAGACTTTGATATTCCTTGGAACTTAAGCGTGAATTATACCATGAATTACAATAAACAATCAATAACTCAAAAATTAAATCAATCTCTAAATTTTTCAGGAGATCTTAAACTTACTGACAAATGGAAAATTGGTTTTAACTCTGGATATGATTTTGACGCTAAAGACTTGAGTTACACATCATTAAATATATATAGAGATTTACATTGTTGGGAAATGTTGGTAAAATGGATTCCTTTTGGATTTAGACAGAGCTATAACTTCACAATTAGAGTAAAAGCTTCGGTATTACAAGATTTAAAATGGGAAAAGAAAAAAGATTGGTACGACTATCAATAA
- a CDS encoding phosphoheptose isomerase yields MNNKINLEDKIVDGQHISPVLPEHVKNYMIDIDGTICDDIPNEEPERMATAELYPDALATLNKWYDQGHIITFFTSRIEEHREVTEKWLNKHGFKYHGMLMGKPRGGNYHWIDNHLVRATRFDGKFTDLVEKKVTIQVFEK; encoded by the coding sequence ATGAATAACAAGATTAATTTAGAAGACAAAATTGTCGATGGACAGCACATAAGTCCAGTATTACCAGAACACGTAAAAAATTATATGATTGATATCGATGGCACTATTTGTGATGATATCCCTAATGAAGAGCCAGAACGAATGGCAACAGCAGAATTATATCCAGATGCTTTAGCAACACTAAACAAATGGTATGATCAAGGTCACATTATTACCTTTTTTACTTCTAGGATAGAAGAACATCGAGAAGTGACTGAGAAATGGTTAAACAAACACGGTTTTAAATACCATGGTATGCTCATGGGAAAACCAAGAGGTGGTAATTATCATTGGATTGATAACCACTTAGTTAGAGCAACACGATTTGATGGTAAATTTACCGACCTTGTTGAGAAAAAAGTTACTATTCAAGTATTTGAAAAATAA
- a CDS encoding (Fe-S)-binding protein has protein sequence MGLEQVIFLLVFIGFSFLFAKNFRKIIRNINLGTDIDRSSNSSERWKVMARVALGQSKMVTRPIAGFLHLLIYIGFVIINIEVIEIIIDGIFGTHRILAFLGPFYSFIIGAFEVLAALVLIACVFFLTRRNIMRIPRFLSKEMKGWPKTDANLILVFEIVLMFAFLLMNASDSLLVAMNSAHYTVDFATPISQYFIPLISDISESSLILVERICWWFHIIGILAFLNYLVISKHLHIILAFPNTYYSNLNAKGKFSNMDSVTNEVKKMLDPNIDPFAATDDVATERFGAKDVQDLSWIQLMNAYSCTECGRCTSECPANQTGKLLSPRKIMMDVRDRLEEVGKGIDNEGDNFNDNKSLLDSISKEELWACTSCNACVDACPINIDPLSIIVDLRRYLVMEESAAPMELNTIFTNMENNGAPWQFSMSDRLNWKDE, from the coding sequence ATGGGATTAGAGCAAGTCATTTTTTTATTAGTTTTTATAGGTTTTTCATTCTTGTTTGCCAAGAATTTTAGAAAAATCATTCGTAATATAAATCTAGGAACAGATATTGATAGGTCTTCCAATTCGTCTGAGCGATGGAAAGTAATGGCTCGGGTAGCTCTTGGACAATCTAAAATGGTAACTAGACCAATAGCTGGGTTCTTACATCTATTGATTTATATTGGTTTTGTAATCATAAATATTGAAGTTATTGAAATCATCATTGACGGTATTTTTGGCACACACAGAATATTGGCTTTCTTAGGACCATTTTATTCATTCATCATTGGAGCATTTGAAGTTTTAGCAGCTTTAGTACTCATTGCTTGTGTCTTCTTCCTTACTAGGAGAAATATAATGCGTATTCCAAGATTTTTAAGTAAAGAGATGAAAGGATGGCCAAAAACAGATGCTAATCTAATTCTAGTGTTTGAGATAGTTTTGATGTTTGCTTTTCTTCTAATGAATGCTAGTGACTCTTTGCTAGTAGCTATGAATTCAGCACATTATACCGTAGATTTTGCAACACCTATTAGTCAATATTTCATTCCTTTAATTAGTGATATTTCTGAATCCAGTCTGATTTTAGTAGAACGAATATGCTGGTGGTTTCATATTATAGGGATTCTTGCATTTTTGAACTACCTAGTTATTTCAAAACATTTACATATCATATTAGCCTTTCCAAATACATATTATTCTAACCTGAACGCAAAGGGGAAGTTTTCAAATATGGATTCGGTAACCAACGAGGTTAAAAAAATGCTAGACCCCAATATTGATCCTTTTGCAGCAACTGATGATGTAGCAACAGAACGCTTTGGTGCTAAAGACGTTCAAGATTTAAGCTGGATACAGCTTATGAATGCTTACAGTTGTACTGAATGTGGAAGATGTACCTCTGAATGTCCTGCCAACCAAACGGGCAAATTATTATCTCCCAGAAAGATAATGATGGACGTAAGAGATAGACTAGAAGAAGTAGGAAAGGGAATTGACAATGAAGGAGACAATTTTAACGATAATAAATCCTTACTAGATTCTATTTCAAAAGAAGAATTATGGGCTTGTACGTCCTGCAATGCTTGTGTAGATGCATGTCCAATAAATATTGATCCTTTATCTATAATTGTAGATTTAAGACGATATTTAGTGATGGAAGAATCAGCCGCACCGATGGAACTGAATACTATTTTTACTAACATGGAGAATAATGGTGCGCCTTGGCAATTCTCTATGTCAGACCGATTGAATTGGAAAGATGAATAA
- a CDS encoding ABC transporter ATPase: protein MYIPYDQISADARVWIYQSNRAFDSDEKADIEKQLIDLCNNWNTHGTALHCSFQIHDWFICLFVDESMQGASGCSIDSSVAVIKSIAKQYQIDCFDRMNIAYLEGENTQVLPLPKFKQILSSETLVFNNLVKTKAEYESQWKIPISDSWLAKYIS from the coding sequence ATGTACATTCCTTACGACCAAATAAGTGCTGATGCTAGAGTGTGGATATATCAAAGCAATAGGGCGTTTGACTCCGATGAAAAAGCTGATATAGAAAAACAACTCATTGACTTGTGTAATAATTGGAATACTCACGGAACAGCATTGCATTGTTCATTTCAAATACACGATTGGTTCATTTGTTTATTTGTAGATGAGAGTATGCAGGGCGCAAGTGGCTGTTCTATTGACAGTTCGGTAGCCGTTATTAAATCTATAGCTAAACAGTATCAAATAGATTGCTTTGATAGAATGAATATTGCTTATTTGGAAGGGGAGAATACCCAGGTTTTACCACTTCCTAAATTTAAGCAAATACTAAGTTCAGAAACGCTAGTTTTTAACAACTTAGTGAAAACTAAAGCGGAATATGAAAGTCAGTGGAAGATACCTATCTCAGATTCTTGGTTAGCTAAGTATATTTCCTAA
- a CDS encoding N-acetylmuramoyl-L-alanine amidase, translating to MKRYNFIFLVLISLFFADATLAQKSVVQAIVLDAGHGGKDPGALGTGRYSKSEKHIALEVTLKVGEYLKETFPEMKVIYTRTGDTFPTLKDRTDLANNSNADLFISIHCDSFTKSSAKGSSSHVMGLRYTEANLRVAQKENSVIYLEDNYEENYDGFDPNSPESIIAFSLSQTTYLDQSILIAQKIQEQFRERVKRSDRGVKQTPLWVTRATSMPSVLVELGFISNPNEEDFLNSENGQSYMASAIFRAIKEYKNDLELPSNNLESPAIVAKDMVDSTKLFANNETTQKGVIFKVQIKTSLQPKEFSSILDYKVDVFKESNMYKYTIGNEMQLEKAKEIQQIAVENGYKDAFIIAFLNNKKIGISEAINYQNQE from the coding sequence ATGAAACGCTATAATTTTATATTTCTTGTTCTGATATCACTCTTTTTTGCTGATGCTACTTTAGCTCAAAAAAGTGTTGTTCAAGCTATTGTGCTAGATGCAGGACACGGAGGTAAAGATCCAGGTGCTTTGGGAACCGGACGGTATTCTAAATCAGAAAAACACATTGCCTTAGAGGTTACTCTTAAGGTAGGAGAGTACCTCAAGGAGACATTTCCTGAAATGAAAGTCATATATACGAGAACAGGTGATACTTTTCCTACGCTAAAGGATAGAACAGATTTGGCCAACAATTCTAATGCCGATTTATTTATTTCAATTCATTGTGACTCCTTTACTAAGTCATCAGCAAAAGGCAGTTCATCCCACGTTATGGGCTTACGCTATACAGAAGCAAATTTAAGGGTTGCACAAAAGGAAAATTCTGTGATTTATCTTGAAGATAATTATGAAGAAAATTATGATGGTTTTGACCCTAACTCACCAGAAAGTATAATAGCATTTTCACTAAGTCAGACTACTTACTTGGATCAAAGCATACTAATCGCTCAGAAAATTCAAGAGCAATTTAGAGAAAGAGTTAAACGATCCGATAGAGGGGTTAAGCAAACACCCTTATGGGTTACTAGAGCAACATCTATGCCCAGCGTTCTAGTTGAATTAGGTTTTATATCAAACCCTAATGAAGAAGACTTTTTAAACTCTGAAAATGGACAATCTTACATGGCTTCTGCTATTTTTAGAGCTATCAAGGAATATAAAAATGATCTAGAATTACCTTCAAATAATCTAGAAAGCCCAGCAATTGTAGCTAAGGATATGGTAGATTCGACAAAGTTATTTGCAAATAATGAAACGACACAAAAAGGTGTTATATTTAAAGTCCAAATTAAAACCTCTTTACAACCGAAAGAATTCTCATCTATTTTAGATTATAAAGTAGATGTATTCAAAGAAAGTAACATGTATAAATACACAATAGGTAATGAGATGCAATTGGAAAAGGCAAAGGAAATTCAACAAATTGCAGTTGAAAATGGCTATAAAGATGCTTTTATCATAGCATTTTTAAATAACAAAAAAATAGGCATTTCTGAAGCTATAAATTATCAAAATCAAGAATAA
- a CDS encoding MlaD family protein, with amino-acid sequence MKAELKIGIIGILSILLLIWGISFLKGNNIFKNSNEYYSIYNNIDGLESSAPVRINGLTVGNVTEIYFHPNNSGDIIVQFTLNDDIRFPRNTIARIYNSDIMGTKAVQLIYGNSNLFASPGDTLYAEIEDGLKDEVNKQVLPLKNKAEELISSIDSVMTVITTVLDKDARESLSGSLRSLNRTFSTMELAMVKLDSVIYKNDLRVTTILQNVESITTNLHNNNDMIARTLKNFESISDSLAKSNIKSTIKNLDKSLFEFDKILQKIENGEGTIGLLLNDKEMYNNLSSASKQLDLLIEDMKKHPKRYVTFSLLGGKRTTFELKKDTVK; translated from the coding sequence ATGAAAGCAGAATTAAAAATAGGTATTATAGGTATTCTCTCTATTTTGTTACTTATCTGGGGAATTAGTTTTCTAAAGGGTAATAATATTTTTAAAAATTCTAATGAATACTATTCTATTTATAATAATATTGATGGTCTTGAGTCTTCAGCTCCTGTACGAATAAATGGTTTGACGGTTGGAAATGTAACTGAAATATACTTTCATCCTAATAATTCAGGAGACATCATTGTTCAATTTACTTTAAATGATGACATTAGATTTCCTAGAAATACAATTGCTAGAATTTATAATTCGGATATAATGGGGACTAAAGCTGTTCAGTTAATTTATGGCAACTCTAATCTGTTTGCATCTCCCGGTGATACTCTTTACGCAGAGATAGAAGATGGCCTCAAAGATGAAGTGAACAAACAAGTACTTCCATTAAAAAATAAAGCAGAAGAGCTCATTTCATCTATTGATTCTGTTATGACAGTAATTACTACTGTATTGGACAAAGATGCTAGAGAAAGTTTATCAGGCAGTTTAAGAAGCCTCAACAGAACTTTTAGCACTATGGAGTTGGCGATGGTAAAGTTGGATAGTGTAATTTATAAAAATGATTTGAGAGTGACTACCATACTTCAAAATGTAGAGTCAATTACCACTAACTTGCATAACAATAACGATATGATTGCAAGAACCTTAAAGAATTTCGAATCCATCTCTGATTCTTTAGCTAAATCGAATATTAAAAGTACAATCAAGAATTTAGATAAATCGTTATTTGAATTTGATAAAATTCTTCAAAAGATTGAAAATGGAGAGGGTACAATTGGTTTACTTCTTAATGATAAAGAAATGTATAATAATCTATCAAGTGCATCTAAACAATTAGACTTGTTGATTGAGGATATGAAAAAACACCCAAAACGTTACGTTACTTTTTCACTTTTAGGAGGTAAAAGAACAACATTTGAATTAAAAAAAGATACCGTTAAATAA
- a CDS encoding OstA-like protein has product MISIINIVYAQESSQLEIINANYTYFDQEKFPDIRRLVGDVSFKHEGAIMDCDSAWHYFKENRFEAYSNIHINKGDSIHLYGEKLNYDGANHKAIVQRNILLKDRTMNLKTDELHYFLKSNIASYYSGAVITNKENVLKSKKGDYLSRAKTLVFKGDVTLDNPEYLIECDTLDYNIDSEIAYFNGPTTITSDSNFIYCEDGWYNTLTNKSEFSSNAYLKSDNQILSGNILYYDRNNGYGRALSNVAIEDTANDYTIYGNKAEYFEKLDSSIITDLPLLVADFEEDTLYLHSDTIIANLDSLGKQQIKAFTGAKFYSQNLQGKCQVLFYYMRDSTIQMFNEPILWSDNYQLTSEHIILELKDNSIDKMNLLQNAFIISQDSLDLYNQIKGRNMIGFFKRNELNKINVNGNGQAVYVIKDEGDKISGINTVSCSQMNINVKEKEIRRISFQKQPNAIIYPIEELPNEWKRLEGFNERYQERIIDKEDIWE; this is encoded by the coding sequence ATGATTAGCATCATTAATATCGTATATGCACAAGAGAGTAGTCAACTAGAAATTATCAACGCCAATTATACTTATTTCGACCAAGAAAAATTCCCTGATATTAGACGTTTGGTCGGTGATGTGAGTTTTAAACACGAAGGAGCCATAATGGATTGTGATAGTGCTTGGCATTATTTCAAAGAAAATCGATTTGAAGCATACAGCAATATCCACATCAACAAGGGTGATAGTATTCATTTATATGGAGAAAAGCTAAATTATGATGGTGCTAATCATAAAGCCATAGTACAGAGAAATATCTTACTTAAAGATAGAACCATGAACTTAAAAACGGATGAACTGCATTACTTCTTAAAAAGTAATATCGCCTCCTATTATTCTGGTGCTGTAATTACCAATAAAGAGAATGTTTTGAAAAGTAAAAAAGGTGACTACCTTTCTCGAGCTAAAACCTTAGTATTTAAAGGCGATGTTACACTTGACAATCCAGAGTATTTGATAGAGTGCGATACTCTAGATTATAATATTGATAGTGAAATAGCTTATTTTAATGGACCAACCACAATAACATCAGACAGCAACTTTATTTATTGTGAAGACGGCTGGTATAATACCCTTACCAATAAATCCGAATTTAGCAGTAATGCCTATTTGAAAAGTGACAATCAGATACTTTCAGGAAATATCTTGTACTATGATAGAAACAATGGATATGGTAGAGCTCTTTCGAATGTAGCTATTGAAGACACTGCCAATGATTATACTATTTATGGAAATAAAGCCGAATATTTTGAGAAATTAGATAGCTCAATAATCACTGATTTACCTCTTCTAGTTGCCGATTTTGAGGAAGACACTTTATACCTACATTCTGATACTATTATCGCCAATTTAGACAGTTTAGGAAAACAACAAATTAAAGCGTTTACTGGAGCTAAATTCTATAGTCAAAACCTTCAAGGCAAATGCCAAGTATTGTTTTACTATATGCGAGACTCAACTATTCAGATGTTCAATGAGCCTATACTCTGGTCTGATAATTATCAATTGACTTCAGAGCATATTATACTTGAGCTAAAAGACAATTCTATTGATAAGATGAATCTATTACAAAATGCCTTCATCATTTCTCAAGATAGTTTAGACTTATACAACCAAATTAAAGGAAGAAATATGATTGGTTTTTTCAAAAGAAATGAGCTAAACAAAATCAATGTTAATGGCAATGGTCAGGCAGTATATGTCATAAAAGACGAAGGTGATAAAATATCCGGCATCAATACAGTAAGCTGTAGTCAGATGAATATCAATGTGAAAGAAAAAGAGATTCGACGTATATCTTTTCAAAAACAGCCCAATGCTATCATATACCCTATTGAAGAATTACCCAATGAGTGGAAAAGATTAGAAGGCTTCAATGAACGCTATCAAGAACGCATCATAGATAAAGAAGATATTTGGGAGTAG